In Terriglobales bacterium, a single genomic region encodes these proteins:
- a CDS encoding penicillin-binding transpeptidase domain-containing protein, with product MKKGSVVVRLALVLALAFFSLAAIAATVNTRPLTRSNKSKSQINESARARRRMSRLRHSRGLYARGRRGRGRYARRRHRFYERFYTSSFTDDVADGDVTAGEDPVVRAAAVDALGNMNGTVVAIEPTSGRILAMVNQKLALSSGAQPCSTIKLSVALAALSENLITKETPVPLSRRYRLNLTQALARSNNAYFEAIGRRLGFEKVSYYAHQFGLGELAGYNIPGEQLGSYPEEEISAKQGGVGKMCSFGEGISMTPLQLGGLVSAIANGGTLYYLQHPTSPDEVAGFQPRVKRHLDIAPLIPEISDGLVDAVRYGTARTVRMNFNEEMIMGKTGTCSKDGTRFGWFASYANTDVGRIVVVVFLQGGRPTFGPKAAEIAGHMYRDLYDHSFFVVKQPATAEHTPTPEVVGVTQ from the coding sequence ATGAAAAAGGGCTCTGTAGTTGTCCGGCTCGCTCTAGTCCTTGCGCTGGCTTTTTTCTCGCTGGCTGCCATTGCTGCGACGGTTAATACTCGTCCGCTCACTCGCAGTAACAAATCAAAATCACAAATCAATGAAAGCGCGCGTGCCAGACGACGCATGAGTCGCTTGCGGCATAGCCGTGGCTTGTATGCGCGCGGTCGGCGCGGACGTGGGCGCTATGCGCGTCGCCGGCATCGTTTTTACGAGCGATTCTACACAAGTTCTTTTACGGATGATGTTGCCGATGGCGACGTCACAGCCGGTGAAGACCCGGTGGTTCGCGCTGCAGCGGTGGACGCGCTGGGCAACATGAATGGAACGGTCGTCGCAATTGAGCCGACCAGCGGACGCATCCTGGCAATGGTGAACCAGAAGCTGGCGCTCTCGAGCGGTGCGCAACCCTGCTCGACGATAAAGCTTTCGGTGGCTTTGGCTGCTCTCAGCGAAAACCTGATCACCAAAGAGACACCCGTTCCGTTGAGCCGGCGTTACCGGCTGAACCTAACCCAGGCACTTGCGCGTTCCAATAACGCCTACTTCGAGGCGATTGGGCGGCGTCTGGGGTTTGAGAAGGTCAGTTATTACGCGCATCAGTTTGGACTGGGAGAGCTTGCCGGCTACAACATTCCGGGCGAGCAACTGGGCTCGTATCCCGAAGAAGAAATCTCCGCCAAACAAGGCGGCGTTGGCAAGATGTGCTCGTTCGGCGAAGGCATTTCCATGACGCCGCTGCAACTGGGCGGACTGGTCTCCGCCATTGCCAATGGCGGAACTCTTTATTATTTGCAGCACCCTACATCACCCGACGAAGTTGCCGGCTTCCAGCCGAGGGTGAAACGGCACCTCGACATCGCGCCTTTGATTCCCGAAATTTCCGATGGCTTGGTTGACGCGGTTCGGTACGGTACTGCTCGCACCGTACGGATGAATTTCAACGAAGAGATGATCATGGGCAAGACCGGCACCTGCTCAAAAGATGGAACCCGCTTTGGCTGGTTCGCCTCTTACGCCAACACCGACGTAGGCAGGATCGTTGTGGTGGTATTTCTTCAGGGGGGACGTCCCACCTTCGGTCCCAAAGCCGCCGAAATCGCAGGCCATATGTACCGCGACCTGTACGATCACAGTTTCTTTGTAGTGAAACAACCTGCCACAGCAGAGCACACGCCCACGCCGGAAGTGGTCGGCGTTACCCAATAG
- the ftsZ gene encoding cell division protein FtsZ → MTPKRENTLSPSDTPKSGIRISFHEEARNDANIKVIGVGGGGGNAVNRMIDAGVEGIEFIVANTDLQALRLSRAAMKIQLGVKLTNGLGAGANPEVGRKAALEDSDKIIEALEGADMVFVTTGLGGGTGTGAAPIIASLASEMGALTVAVVTKPFGFEGKRRMSQAANGLAELIDSVDTTIVIPNEKLLAVADNAGFFESFKVADDILRQAVQGISDIITIPGIINRDFADVKAIMAGMGYAVMGTASARGERRALEAAQRAIASPLLEAGAIDGARGILINITGSSSLKLSEVNEASTIIQSAAHEDANIIFGAVLDEKMKDMVKITVIATGFKTDAPQRRERGLSSAASAISRQRVTSSFSVSEPSPMLSDMDHEEEIRPASPARAMAAEVPRAPMIPNFEPEDLDVPTFLRKRGEVN, encoded by the coding sequence ATGACGCCAAAAAGAGAGAACACGCTTTCGCCGTCGGACACGCCCAAGAGTGGAATCCGGATCAGCTTCCACGAGGAGGCGCGCAACGATGCCAACATCAAGGTAATCGGCGTCGGTGGTGGCGGCGGCAACGCCGTCAATCGCATGATTGACGCCGGGGTGGAAGGCATCGAGTTCATTGTTGCCAACACCGACCTGCAAGCGCTGCGGCTCTCGCGCGCGGCGATGAAGATTCAGCTTGGGGTGAAGCTGACTAACGGCCTGGGCGCGGGCGCTAACCCGGAAGTTGGGCGCAAAGCGGCTCTTGAAGATTCCGACAAAATTATCGAGGCGCTCGAAGGCGCCGATATGGTCTTCGTCACCACCGGTCTTGGCGGAGGTACCGGGACCGGAGCCGCGCCGATAATTGCCTCGCTGGCCAGTGAAATGGGTGCTTTGACGGTTGCGGTAGTCACCAAGCCTTTCGGTTTCGAAGGCAAACGGCGGATGTCACAAGCGGCGAACGGTCTCGCCGAACTGATTGACTCAGTGGACACGACCATTGTGATTCCCAATGAGAAACTGCTTGCGGTGGCTGACAATGCCGGATTTTTCGAATCGTTCAAAGTGGCGGATGACATTCTGCGCCAGGCGGTGCAGGGGATTTCGGACATCATTACCATTCCCGGGATCATTAATCGCGACTTCGCGGACGTGAAGGCAATCATGGCGGGAATGGGCTATGCCGTCATGGGTACCGCCAGCGCTCGCGGCGAGCGGCGGGCGTTAGAGGCGGCGCAACGCGCGATCGCTTCGCCATTACTTGAGGCCGGCGCAATTGACGGCGCGCGCGGCATTCTGATCAACATCACCGGATCCAGTTCGCTCAAGCTGAGCGAAGTGAATGAAGCCTCAACCATCATCCAGAGCGCGGCTCACGAGGATGCGAACATCATCTTCGGCGCGGTCCTCGACGAGAAGATGAAGGACATGGTCAAGATTACGGTGATCGCCACAGGTTTCAAGACCGATGCTCCGCAACGACGTGAACGCGGACTGTCCTCAGCGGCGTCCGCCATTTCACGACAACGCGTCACTTCCAGTTTTTCGGTGTCGGAACCTTCTCCGATGCTGAGTGATATGGACCACGAAGAAGAAATCAGGCCAGCGAGTCCCGCTCGGGCGATGGCAGCAGAGGTGCCACGAGCGCCGATGATCCCAAATTTCGAGCCCGAAGACCTCGACGTGCCCACATTCCTGCGCAAACGTGGCGAGGTGAACTGA
- the ftsA gene encoding cell division protein FtsA, producing the protein MSNLNEHLLTAIDVGSAKTCALVAEITDAGLRYRSHGIVDSLGSRKGMIVDLERAVGSIQRAVEEAENGIGAPIERAIVGIAGSHVRGVNSLGGISLGTRPREITREEIRHAVEKARAISLPADRDVLHLLPQEFILDDQPGIRDPLGMIGSKLEVRVHLVTAAGSATQNVVTAINRAGIHVDDTVFEPLACADAALRSEERELGVCLVDIGAGSTQLIAFVEGAVVHTAVLPVGGDHFTGDISVGLRTALIEAERLKCNFGSAVVTRIPEGHEVEVPSVGDRPSRMVQQRVLGEILEPRSRELFEMLRDNLRHSGMLEMCGAGVVLTGGGARLPGMLEIADSILRKPVRMAWPAPLAKMPALLAEPEFTTVIGMIFYGHRARLVRGKEEEKWGVARLRALFAKS; encoded by the coding sequence ATGAGCAATCTGAACGAGCATCTGCTGACCGCAATTGATGTAGGCAGCGCCAAGACCTGCGCTCTGGTGGCGGAGATCACCGACGCCGGTCTGCGCTATCGCAGTCACGGCATCGTTGACTCGCTGGGCTCGCGCAAGGGCATGATCGTTGATTTGGAACGGGCGGTTGGTTCCATTCAACGGGCAGTGGAAGAAGCCGAGAACGGTATTGGAGCGCCGATCGAGCGCGCCATAGTCGGAATAGCCGGCTCTCATGTGCGCGGCGTGAATAGCCTGGGTGGAATCAGTTTGGGAACCCGCCCCCGGGAGATCACCCGCGAAGAGATCCGTCACGCGGTGGAGAAAGCGCGCGCGATTTCCCTTCCGGCAGACCGAGATGTGCTGCATCTGCTTCCGCAGGAGTTCATACTCGACGATCAACCTGGAATACGCGATCCCCTGGGCATGATCGGGAGCAAGCTGGAAGTGCGCGTCCACCTGGTGACCGCCGCTGGAAGCGCCACCCAGAACGTGGTTACTGCCATAAACCGCGCCGGAATCCACGTAGATGACACGGTATTCGAGCCCCTTGCCTGTGCCGATGCGGCATTGCGATCCGAAGAACGGGAACTGGGCGTATGTCTGGTGGACATTGGCGCCGGATCTACACAATTGATCGCATTCGTAGAAGGCGCCGTGGTGCACACGGCGGTTCTCCCGGTGGGAGGCGACCACTTCACCGGCGATATCTCTGTAGGGCTGCGCACCGCGCTGATTGAGGCCGAAAGACTGAAATGCAATTTCGGGTCGGCGGTGGTTACCCGCATTCCCGAAGGACATGAAGTGGAAGTGCCCTCGGTGGGCGACCGGCCGTCACGTATGGTGCAACAGCGCGTACTGGGGGAAATTCTTGAACCGCGGAGTCGCGAGCTTTTTGAGATGCTACGCGACAATCTTCGCCATTCCGGCATGTTAGAGATGTGCGGCGCGGGCGTAGTGCTCACCGGAGGCGGGGCCCGGCTACCGGGCATGCTCGAAATCGCAGATTCAATCCTGCGAAAGCCGGTGCGCATGGCATGGCCAGCTCCACTGGCGAAAATGCCGGCTCTGCTGGCTGAGCCCGAGTTCACTACCGTGATCGGAATGATCTTTTATGGCCATCGGGCACGGCTGGTTCGTGGCAAAGAAGAAGAGAAGTGGGGAGTAGCGCGACTGCGGGCCTTGTTCGCGAAGTCCTGA
- a CDS encoding FtsQ-type POTRA domain-containing protein, translated as MARKSVSLSQEDLELTPGQEFVPATLDDSRLVNLESDAESPFLRAQKRVSVRRGSIPKKTATRLMMVAVAAGVMFAIAALAGVAYSYGAHSWRFAINSSDDIEISGTHNVPRAQVMEVMGGDIGRNIFFVPLADRKRQLEEIPWVESATVMRFFPNRLHVDLHERTPVAFARLGPRIELMDASGVVMDLPASSHQKYSFPVIVGMGEAEPISTRAARMKIYGELVRQLDAGGANYSQDLSEVDLSDPDDAKVTVNDPSGAVLVHLGASNYLDRYKIYVTHVAEWRQQFQKVDSVDLRYDHQIIVNPDGKLVAQKPLSKPAARAAIAAGVKPTALIAAEVRAPATNARKPVKRVIISTRPAHRWHKKKPVRLTKTRQDWRH; from the coding sequence ATGGCGCGCAAGAGTGTTTCCCTGTCTCAGGAAGACTTGGAACTTACGCCAGGGCAGGAGTTCGTTCCGGCTACGCTGGATGACTCTCGACTGGTCAATCTCGAGTCCGACGCAGAATCGCCATTCCTGCGCGCGCAAAAGCGCGTCTCAGTTCGTCGTGGATCAATTCCCAAGAAAACAGCCACTCGCCTGATGATGGTGGCCGTCGCTGCCGGAGTGATGTTCGCCATCGCGGCGCTGGCCGGAGTGGCCTATTCGTATGGCGCACACTCCTGGCGATTCGCCATAAATTCAAGCGACGACATCGAAATTTCCGGCACCCACAATGTTCCTCGCGCGCAAGTCATGGAAGTGATGGGCGGCGACATCGGACGCAATATCTTCTTCGTGCCGCTGGCCGACCGGAAACGCCAGCTTGAAGAAATTCCGTGGGTGGAGAGCGCGACCGTCATGCGCTTCTTTCCTAACCGCCTGCACGTGGACTTGCATGAGCGCACCCCGGTGGCCTTCGCACGCCTGGGTCCCCGAATCGAGCTGATGGACGCGAGCGGCGTGGTCATGGACCTGCCGGCGAGCAGTCACCAGAAGTATTCGTTTCCGGTGATTGTCGGCATGGGAGAGGCGGAGCCGATCTCCACCCGGGCCGCGCGCATGAAGATTTACGGCGAGCTTGTCCGGCAACTTGATGCCGGGGGCGCCAATTACTCTCAGGACCTGAGCGAAGTTGATCTCTCTGATCCTGACGATGCGAAGGTGACGGTCAATGATCCTTCAGGTGCCGTATTAGTGCATCTGGGGGCTTCCAATTACCTGGACCGCTACAAAATTTACGTGACCCACGTGGCGGAGTGGCGCCAGCAATTTCAAAAAGTAGATTCGGTAGACCTGCGCTATGACCACCAGATCATAGTCAATCCTGACGGCAAGCTGGTGGCTCAAAAGCCGCTTTCAAAGCCAGCAGCGCGTGCCGCCATCGCGGCGGGGGTAAAGCCTACGGCTTTGATCGCAGCCGAAGTGCGCGCCCCGGCGACGAACGCCAGAAAACCAGTGAAGCGGGTCATTATTTCAACCCGTCCGGCGCATCGCTGGCACAAGAAAAAGCCGGTGAGGCTAACCAAGACCCGTCAGGACTGGAGACATTAG
- the murC gene encoding UDP-N-acetylmuramate--L-alanine ligase produces MFAKIQRVHFVGIGGIGMSGIAEVLLTLGYKVSGSDLRISPVTQRLAGLGATIFEGHSVGNVAGADVVVTSSAVRPDNSEVVEAQRLHIPVIRRAEMLAELMRLKYGIAIAGMHGKTTTTSMVAAVLAAGGLDPTVVVGGRVDAMGSNARLGKSQYLVAEADESDRSFLSLSPILAVVTNIDREHMDCYRDMRDVKRTFLEFMDRVPFYGMVVLCNDDSQLRALLPQLKRRAVSYGTRPDSDFRILPLKQSGSSPAVPGSRFQVIYRGQELGEFHLNVPGAHNVLNATAAVAVGVGLDINVNEIRSALENFRGVDRRFQVRGQIAGISVVDDYGHHPTEIRATLAAARECGYRRVHVVFQPHRYTRTQLLLDQFATAFGDADSVFVLDIYPASEQPIPGVTAQSLAERIVRAGKTALYVESFAEAASAAASVAEEGDAILTMGAGNISQLAPQLLEQLTALAGTAKVQAT; encoded by the coding sequence ATGTTTGCCAAAATCCAACGCGTTCACTTCGTAGGCATTGGTGGAATCGGCATGAGCGGTATCGCCGAGGTGCTGCTGACCCTCGGCTACAAAGTTTCCGGCTCCGATCTGAGAATATCGCCCGTTACTCAGCGCCTTGCCGGCCTGGGAGCCACCATCTTTGAGGGGCATTCCGTCGGCAATGTCGCTGGCGCTGATGTGGTGGTGACCAGTTCCGCCGTACGTCCCGACAACTCTGAAGTCGTAGAGGCACAGCGCCTGCACATTCCCGTCATCCGACGGGCGGAAATGCTGGCGGAACTGATGAGGCTGAAGTATGGAATTGCCATTGCCGGGATGCACGGAAAGACCACGACCACTTCGATGGTTGCGGCAGTCCTGGCGGCGGGCGGCCTTGATCCCACGGTTGTGGTTGGCGGCAGGGTTGATGCCATGGGCTCCAACGCGCGCCTGGGAAAATCGCAGTACCTCGTGGCCGAAGCCGATGAGAGTGACCGTTCCTTCCTCTCTTTATCGCCCATTCTTGCAGTGGTTACGAATATTGACCGCGAGCACATGGACTGCTATCGCGACATGCGGGACGTGAAACGCACCTTTCTGGAGTTCATGGATCGAGTGCCGTTTTACGGGATGGTGGTGCTGTGTAACGACGACTCCCAACTGCGGGCGCTCTTGCCTCAACTCAAGAGACGGGCGGTGAGCTACGGCACCCGGCCCGATTCAGACTTTCGTATTTTGCCGCTCAAGCAATCAGGAAGTTCTCCAGCCGTGCCGGGCAGCCGCTTTCAGGTGATCTATCGCGGACAGGAACTCGGGGAGTTTCATCTGAACGTTCCCGGGGCACACAACGTACTGAATGCCACGGCGGCAGTTGCGGTTGGCGTGGGATTGGACATCAACGTTAATGAGATCCGATCTGCGCTGGAGAATTTCAGGGGGGTGGACCGCAGATTCCAGGTGCGCGGACAGATAGCCGGGATCAGCGTTGTTGACGACTATGGTCACCACCCTACGGAGATCCGTGCCACCCTGGCAGCCGCCCGAGAGTGCGGATATCGCCGAGTCCACGTGGTCTTCCAACCTCACCGCTATACCCGCACTCAACTTCTGCTGGATCAGTTCGCCACTGCTTTCGGAGATGCGGACTCCGTGTTCGTTCTGGACATCTATCCTGCGAGCGAGCAGCCCATCCCCGGCGTGACCGCGCAGTCGTTGGCGGAGCGCATCGTCAGGGCCGGTAAAACAGCGCTCTACGTCGAGTCATTTGCGGAAGCCGCATCAGCCGCGGCTTCGGTGGCCGAAGAAGGCGATGCCATCCTTACCATGGGCGCTGGTAACATCTCGCAGCTTGCGCCTCAACTCCTCGAGCAGCTCACTGCCCTTGCCGGGACTGCAAAAGTCCAAGCCACATAG
- the murG gene encoding undecaprenyldiphospho-muramoylpentapeptide beta-N-acetylglucosaminyltransferase, protein MRAILAGGGTGGHVIPALAIARELQERFDAEVLFIGTGRGIETRLVPAAGFQLELIEVGGLKSVSLATRLKTLFNLPRAILDSGHMLSHFRPDVVIGVGGYASGPAMLAAALRDVPTLAFEPNFVPGFANKVVAPIVTMAAVHFEETSRFFRRAVVTGVPVRREFFPIPPVAAVPHGRPTLLVFGGSQGAAALNRVMVESLSSFKARLPEIYIIHQTGERDYNQAQAAYLRSGISAEVHPFIEDMPGAFARADLLVCRSGASTVAEVTAAGRTAVFVPFPRAADDHQRRNAEALASAGAAALITENELTGERLLDEIRALLLDRPRLRRMAEAARGLAHPDAAAEIANLAARLAGVANR, encoded by the coding sequence ATGCGCGCGATCCTGGCGGGCGGCGGGACGGGTGGGCACGTCATACCGGCCCTGGCCATAGCCCGTGAACTTCAGGAGCGATTTGACGCCGAAGTGCTGTTCATCGGCACGGGGCGGGGCATCGAGACCCGTCTGGTACCGGCTGCAGGATTTCAACTGGAGCTGATCGAAGTGGGAGGCCTGAAGAGCGTCAGCCTGGCCACTCGGCTAAAGACCTTATTCAATTTGCCGCGGGCGATTCTTGATTCGGGCCATATGCTGAGTCACTTTCGACCGGATGTGGTCATTGGCGTGGGTGGTTATGCGTCCGGTCCAGCCATGCTGGCAGCCGCTCTGCGGGATGTGCCCACACTAGCGTTCGAGCCTAACTTCGTTCCCGGCTTTGCTAATAAGGTTGTGGCCCCGATAGTGACCATGGCGGCGGTGCACTTTGAAGAGACCTCCCGTTTTTTTCGTCGCGCAGTAGTGACCGGGGTTCCGGTGCGGCGAGAATTCTTCCCCATTCCCCCGGTCGCGGCCGTACCCCACGGCAGGCCTACTTTGCTGGTCTTTGGAGGCAGCCAGGGGGCAGCGGCTTTGAACCGGGTGATGGTGGAATCGCTAAGTAGTTTCAAAGCGCGGCTGCCGGAGATTTACATCATTCATCAGACCGGGGAGCGTGACTATAATCAGGCGCAAGCAGCGTATCTTCGTTCCGGCATTTCGGCTGAGGTACATCCTTTTATAGAAGATATGCCAGGGGCATTTGCCCGCGCCGATCTGTTGGTCTGCCGCTCGGGGGCGAGCACGGTAGCGGAGGTGACTGCGGCGGGCCGGACTGCCGTTTTCGTTCCCTTTCCACGTGCCGCCGATGACCACCAAAGGCGGAATGCGGAGGCTTTGGCAAGCGCCGGTGCGGCGGCGCTGATTACCGAAAATGAGTTGACGGGTGAGCGTTTACTTGACGAGATCAGGGCGCTATTGCTGGATCGCCCCAGACTGCGTCGAATGGCAGAGGCCGCGCGTGGTTTAGCTCATCCCGATGCCGCGGCGGAGATTGCGAACCTCGCGGCAAGGCTGGCAGGTGTAGCGAATAGGTGA
- the ftsW gene encoding putative lipid II flippase FtsW, whose translation MAKRVSVDRPLFTVTLLLVFIGLVMVFSASAVLAKDRYGSPYTFLIKQIAWAVAGLIAMFAAMKIDYRRYKQPAVVFSALGITTLLLISVFFLDRSHNTHRWIRFGGWFSLQPSELAKPTLILFLAYFLETRTKLMDDVRNTLIPAIVPTLAFLGLIVKEPDLGTAIACAGITATILYVAGMRLRYFGYGLAASVLPLYMLIFRVSWRYERILAFLNPYADPQGRGFHIIQSMIAVGTGGVTGMGLMEGKEKLFYLPEPHTDFIFAVTAEEVGLVGAVIVVSLFAAFLYRGIRAAVLTDDSFGRFLATGITSMVVLQALFNISVVLGLLPTKGIPLPFISYGGTSLFVTLACVGVLLNITQQTD comes from the coding sequence ATGGCCAAGAGAGTCAGCGTAGATAGACCTTTATTCACCGTCACCTTGCTGCTGGTATTTATCGGCCTGGTGATGGTCTTCAGTGCCTCCGCCGTGCTGGCGAAAGACCGTTACGGCTCGCCGTACACTTTTTTGATCAAGCAGATCGCTTGGGCAGTGGCGGGGCTGATCGCAATGTTTGCCGCCATGAAGATTGACTATCGCCGCTATAAGCAACCGGCGGTGGTGTTTTCGGCGCTGGGTATCACAACGCTGCTGCTGATTTCAGTCTTCTTCCTGGACCGTTCGCACAACACCCACCGCTGGATTCGTTTTGGGGGATGGTTTTCGCTGCAGCCTTCGGAGCTTGCGAAGCCGACACTCATCCTGTTTCTCGCCTATTTCCTTGAGACCCGGACCAAGCTCATGGACGATGTGCGCAACACCCTCATTCCAGCCATCGTCCCCACCCTGGCCTTCCTTGGCTTGATCGTGAAGGAGCCAGATCTGGGAACAGCCATCGCGTGCGCCGGCATCACTGCCACCATCCTTTATGTAGCGGGAATGCGGTTGCGCTACTTCGGATACGGGCTGGCCGCCTCGGTGCTGCCGCTGTATATGCTGATTTTCCGGGTGAGCTGGCGCTACGAGCGAATCCTAGCCTTCTTAAATCCTTACGCCGATCCGCAGGGCCGCGGTTTTCATATTATTCAATCCATGATTGCAGTGGGCACGGGCGGCGTCACCGGTATGGGATTGATGGAAGGCAAAGAAAAGCTCTTCTACCTTCCTGAGCCGCACACTGATTTCATTTTTGCGGTCACGGCGGAGGAGGTCGGGTTGGTGGGTGCGGTCATCGTGGTCAGTTTGTTTGCGGCGTTCCTATACCGGGGGATTCGTGCTGCTGTACTCACGGACGACAGTTTCGGTCGCTTTCTCGCCACTGGCATAACCAGCATGGTGGTGTTGCAGGCCCTTTTCAACATCAGCGTGGTGCTAGGGCTGTTACCCACCAAAGGCATACCGCTGCCCTTCATCTCCTATGGGGGAACTTCGCTTTTCGTCACCTTGGCCTGCGTCGGAGTCTTGCTCAACATCACGCAGCAAACGGATTAG
- the murD gene encoding UDP-N-acetylmuramoyl-L-alanine--D-glutamate ligase, with the protein MDLKGKRVLVVGLGKSGVASALFLHARGARVTVSDSKSEDQLRSEIPRLLDQGITVETGGHGERTFRTQDLIVVSPGVPVNVPQLAQARQLGIPVIGEIELAARFLKGKIVAITGSNGKTTTTALTGEVISTGGIKALVGGNIGTPAISMVEESTSDSWVVLEVSSFQLETIDSFHPKICVVLNITPDHLDRHSNFQAYVDAKARIFENQTPGDFTVLNADDPTSAGLAERTPGQKIWFSRKREVERGAFVKAGKIAYRNEASTREIMPLSEITLKGTHNLENVLAAVCVGMLAHSQPQSIRRAVQEFKAVEHRLEYVATVRGVEYYNDSKATNVDATIKALEAFPANIHLILGGKDKGSDYTVLNELLRKRVKRVYTIGAAAEKIEGQISQAAEVLRAGTLESAVRRAASTASTGDIVLLAPACASFDQFENYEHRGRVFKHAVQTLAEQAGGEGAA; encoded by the coding sequence GTGGACCTTAAAGGCAAACGCGTACTGGTAGTCGGGCTGGGGAAGTCAGGCGTAGCCTCGGCGCTCTTTCTGCACGCCCGTGGAGCGCGGGTGACTGTCTCCGATTCCAAAAGTGAGGACCAGCTACGCAGTGAGATTCCCCGGTTGCTCGACCAGGGTATTACCGTCGAGACTGGCGGCCACGGCGAGCGTACATTTCGTACTCAAGATTTGATCGTGGTTAGCCCAGGGGTGCCGGTGAACGTACCGCAATTGGCGCAGGCACGGCAGCTGGGAATTCCGGTGATTGGGGAAATCGAGCTGGCGGCGCGATTCCTGAAAGGCAAGATCGTCGCCATCACCGGTTCAAACGGCAAAACTACCACCACAGCACTCACCGGCGAGGTGATTTCGACGGGTGGCATCAAGGCTCTGGTGGGCGGCAACATCGGAACTCCCGCTATCTCCATGGTGGAGGAATCCACGTCGGACAGTTGGGTAGTTCTGGAGGTCTCCAGCTTTCAGTTGGAGACGATTGATAGCTTTCACCCAAAGATCTGCGTGGTGCTCAACATCACTCCCGATCATCTCGACCGTCACAGCAATTTCCAAGCTTACGTGGATGCCAAAGCGCGGATTTTTGAGAACCAGACGCCCGGCGACTTCACGGTGCTCAATGCTGATGATCCGACTTCGGCGGGGCTTGCGGAGCGCACCCCTGGGCAGAAAATCTGGTTCAGCCGGAAAAGGGAAGTAGAACGGGGTGCGTTCGTCAAAGCCGGCAAGATTGCTTACAGGAACGAGGCCTCCACCCGCGAAATCATGCCGCTCAGCGAGATCACGCTGAAGGGGACGCACAATCTGGAGAACGTGCTGGCGGCGGTCTGCGTGGGCATGCTGGCGCACTCGCAGCCGCAGAGCATCCGTCGCGCAGTGCAGGAGTTCAAGGCCGTCGAGCACCGCCTGGAATATGTGGCCACGGTGCGCGGCGTCGAGTACTACAACGATTCCAAAGCCACAAATGTGGATGCCACCATCAAGGCGCTGGAGGCGTTCCCGGCCAATATCCACCTGATTTTGGGGGGCAAGGATAAAGGTAGCGACTACACGGTGCTGAATGAGTTATTGCGCAAACGGGTGAAGCGGGTCTACACCATTGGAGCAGCGGCTGAAAAAATCGAGGGTCAAATCTCGCAGGCCGCAGAAGTGCTGCGCGCGGGCACACTGGAGTCCGCGGTGCGGCGTGCGGCGAGCACAGCCTCAACGGGGGACATTGTGCTTTTAGCGCCGGCCTGTGCCAGCTTCGACCAGTTTGAGAATTACGAGCACCGGGGACGGGTATTCAAGCACGCGGTGCAGACATTAGCTGAGCAGGCAGGCGGAGAAGGAGCAGCCTGA